In Meleagris gallopavo isolate NT-WF06-2002-E0010 breed Aviagen turkey brand Nicholas breeding stock chromosome 30, Turkey_5.1, whole genome shotgun sequence, the genomic stretch TCtctgcttcagcagctgcttgTTAGAAGTGGGTTGAGAGATGGAaggcagggaaagaaaagaagaaagcagaataaGCTGCTGGCCTGGAACAGctggggggggaaaggggggaaAGGCTGTCCCCACTGCTTCCCATCACAGGGGGTCAGCAGCACATGGGATAATAGAAAGCGAAGGAGCATCAGGAGCTGGGTACCATTTGCATCTGTTTTAGAAAGTCTTTATTGCACTAAAAAGGGGAAGTCATCTGTAAACAAACATTCCATtaatgaatatatatgtatatattaactccaaaacaaaaatgcGTTGTTAAATCCAGCCACAGAAATATCATAAAGCAGGAACGTTAGAAAAGGGCTACAGGGAGGAAGGATCCCTGCAGGACTCCGCATCCACCCTCCCATCCATCACAGCAGCAAATCCCAGAGCTCAGCAGACCTGGGACAGGTGAGGGAGGGGATGGCACAAACTCCTAACCCTCAATCCCCCCCTATGGAGCTAAAGAGCAGCCCCCAGCCTTGCTCTCAGcctcccatcccacccccaGAACACAAagacacacagcacagccctacCATGGAGGGGCTGTGGCATCCCCAGCCCTTCGTGAGCACTGAAACCTTTGCACTGGTCCTCCCTCAGCTCCTGGCCACCAGCTGGGTGTCCCCTATCCCCAAGCTCTGCTTGGAGCTGAGCTCACCCCCTTCCCACTTCCCCCTCTCTCCCCCATAGCAAGGGATGGAGGAAGAACAGGGATGGGCAGCCCTTGGTTGTTCCTGGGGAGAACAATGGGGAGCAGCAGGTTGGAAATCCCCTGTGGCAAAGGGATGTGTCTGTTCCTCACGTCCTGCACGGTTTGTTTTCAGCCACANNNNNNNNNNNNNNNNNNNNNNNNNNNNNNNNNNNNNNNNNNNNNNNNNNNNNNNNNNNNNNNNNNNNNNNNNNNNNNNNNNNNNNNNNNNNNNNNNNNNCCGCTCGGTCCGCAGGCGCGGCGCGGCCCGGCCATGCCGGCCAAGAGGAAGCCGGTGCTGCCGGCCCTCACCATCACTCCCAGCCCCGTCGAGGGACCCGGACCCGGCGGTTCCGCAGAGTGAGTGAGTGGCGGTGGGGTCTGACCGGTCCTCGCCGCTTCGGGAGCGTCGGTGCTGGGGTTGGCTGCGTGCCGGGCCTGGGAACTGAACCGGGAACCGGAGAGGGGACGGGAACGGGGCTTGGGGAGCGAATGGGGGGCTGGGATGAGCTGTGCCCGGATGGGGTCTGTGTGGGAACCGGGGGCTGCtgagggcagggctgtgggatCGGGGAGGAAGCGATGGGGCCGGGCACAGAGCGGCCTTGTTCATAGCTTGGCTGAGATGAGGTGGGGAAGGGCTGAGGGGGGGGGAAGGCGAGGAGTTGGGGGTGGTCAGTGGGGCGAGGAGGAGCAGAACCCATAGGGATTTGGGGGAGTGGGAGAAGGAGGTGGTTTTGGGGCTGCTGGGAGCCCTTCCTGATCCCCTGCCCCGGGTGGGGGGTGGGGCAGCAAATGGCAGAGGGTGGCTGgagtgtctgtgtgtctgtctgtgtgcGCGTAGCAGGTGTTGGGGAACACAGCATCCCCTTTGTGCTCGGCTGTGGGTCTGGGGTAGCAGGGGGCTGGTGGATATGTGGAGTGGCATTGTGCTTCACAGAGAAGGCCAAGCGTGGCTTTCCGTGTTAGGAAAGGTTGTCCTTGAACTTGTACAGGGGTTTGGGCTGAGTATATGTGGGTTGGGACTTCTGTTATTCCCTCTGCTTCTCCACAGTTaccataaaaaaaacaaaaacattgagGTTCTTTTCCCTGTGCCTCGCTGTCTAACCCTTATGAGCCACGTTTTGCCCCGCCAACAGAGGACAGACTTTCTCTGGACCCTCACAGACTGATGCCCCCATCATCTCCTGCAGGGCTAATCTGGTGGACCTTCAGAAGAAGCTcgaggagctggagctggatgAGCAGCAAAAGAAGCGTTTGGAAGCTTTCCTCACTCAGAAAGCCAAAGTGGGAGAGCTGAAGGATGATGACTTTGAGCGGATCTCTGAGCTGGGGGCTGGCAATGGTGGTGTGGTCACCAAAGTGCAACACAAACCCTCAGGGCTCATTATGGCACGGAAGGTAAGGAGGCAGGAGATGCCTTGCTGGGGAGCAGGGTCCAAGCAGGCTGTCTGCACTGCTCCACCTGCATGCAAAGCACCTGTCTGAGTTGGTACCAATGCACAAAGCTGGGCTCTGCACAGAGCCTCTTTCCCCCTAACTTCTGTAAGCTTTCTGGCTGCTCTGCCTGGCTGTGGGTCATCTCCTGAGAGGGGAAGTCTGCATTAAACAGGTCACAGGGTTTTGCAACGCCTGGTGTGAGAACATGAGTTTGTTCTTTTACCAGGAAATGGGTTTTCTGAGGGTGATGGCTAACGAGGGCTCAGTGTGGCAGATGGAAAGATGGCTGGCCCTGCACACACCAGAATTTGGCATGCACACATCCCTTGCCATCCACTTAATAGTTCCAAGCAGCCTTGTGAACCTGTCTTGACAGCTGTTCCTCTCTGAGGTTGGCTTATGGGAGATGTCTTTTATTGTCTTGTAATAGAGAAATAGGAGGTGCTTTGTCTGCCTATTAGAAAAGGCAGTGCTCAGTGAGAGCAGTACAATTGCCAATATATAGGACAGCTTCCTTGGAAGGCTCTGTTCTCACCTGTGGGGATGGGTATCATGGTACCTAGTGGGTATCATGAACTAATAGGTTTCCCAGGTGGCTTTGCTTGGAGTGGAGCTCTGTGAATCTTCCACTGTGGCATTACTTTGGGTATGTTAGATGTAATTAGGTGGTTTTGAGATTGTTGGGAATACTGTGTTTAGAAACTGGAGCCAAGGCAAGCTGCAGCAttgggcagcactgctgtgttccTTGCAGAATCCAGGGCCTGGTTGTCCTAGAGCTTACAGTAACAGCAGCTGCTTTCTAACCTGCCATGACGTTTGCTGGACTTCATGGCTTTCCTTCCCACAGCTGTGTTAGCTGACTATGTGGAGCCCAAGGAATAAGGCATTTACTCTTTCACATGCATAAGCAtgtgaatgtttgttttttgttttcttacttcaTGTAGTTTCCTTGATATGAGAGCACCTGTTCTTACAACACCTACAAAGCTTGTGAAAACGTTCACGTTGCCAACTCAGATCTGCTTCTGCCTTGCCTTTCCATTCTGTGTCCTGTGTGATCTCAGTGTGTTACACAGGCTGGCAGTTGCTGTACTTGCTagcaggctgcacagcactCCACTTGACCCTTTATCcttaattttgaaaacattttcctttctttccaatGCTCACGCTTGCTTGTTCACGAGGTTCCTGTAAGGTTGTTTTTGATTTCTTTAGGCactatattctttttttaatcttgtcaGCTGATTCATCTAGAAATCAAACCAGCCATCAGGAATCAGATCATCCgagagctgcaggtgctgcatGAGTGTAATTCCCCATATATTGTGGGTTTCTATGGAGCCTTCTACAGCGATGGAGAGATTTCCATCTGCATGGAGCACATGGTGAGTCTATCGtccccccccctcctcctccaaaCTGATGCTCCCAGTACTGTGTTCCCAACTGGATCTTTATGAGAATGACATCCAGATGAAGTGGGTTATTGTGCTGGCACTCATTGCTGGCAGTGCAGTGGCTCCTTGCTCTGACTGCCTAGTGTTCAGCAAGGCTGCTAAGCTGGGGTTAGAATCTCCGTGCTTCTACTTAGGCATCTAAATGACAGCCATCAACTTTTTTTTAGGAAGCAGAAGTTTAGGGGGTGGCCAAACAGAAATATTGTAACCTATCACTCTACAGAGCTTGCTGTCAAATGCAACGTGCATCTTTTCTTGTCCCTGTCAGAAGTGTTGTCATTCCTCCACAATGATGCTGGCAGcctcatctttgtttttactgctgCGGGAAAAGAAGCTTTAAAAACTAACAGCAAGAAACAGAGCTGATAGGATTAAAGTAGTTCTCAGTGAGAGGCTTGAGCTgtgatcaccagagatctttTTCTGCTGTAGGAGTGTGCTTGCTATTGATGTACTGCAGTTTACTGAGCTGGGATGCTGTGTACCACTCTCACAGCTCTGGTGCAATATGGATGCATTTGTCTGTATGGCCAACTGCTCTCCTGCTGTTGGTGTGCTGATAACCTCAGTGGTTTTCTTACTTTCAGGATGGTGGCTCCCTGGATCAAGTGTTGAAAGAAGCCAAAAGAATTCCTGAAGAAATACTGGGGAAAGTCAGTATAGCGGTGAGTTGTGGGTGAGAAAATGCTTGTACAACCCCAggaagttttctttgtttctgcataTGTGCTTTCCCATCCTGAAGTTGGGCAGGAGGGGGGTGGTGTGTGAGATGGGAGCAGGGAAGCAGATTCCCAAGCACTTTCCATAACTCCCACCCCTGGTGTTGCACTATTTGGTGGTCGCCAGACAGGGAGAAACTTCCTTGGGCAATAAACCCAAGACTTGTGATTGTCACAGTAGGGGTTGGGTTTTGCTCTGTGACTGAATCTATACAGTGGCCATTGCTCACTGCCATCCACAGCGAATCAGTTGCAAAACTTGAAGTGCTTACTCACCACAGAGAGGCTTTCCTCACAGAGCTGCGATGTGGCAGCACTGAAGTTTATGCAACGTGTCTTAACTGAATGCAAAACACTTTGCTTCTGAGTTCTTATCCTGTCTTTGGCTTCCTTCTAGGTTCTGAGAGGTTTGGCCTATCTGAGAGAGAAGCACCAAATCATGCACAGAGGTGAGAGGAGGAACCTAACAAtagctgcctgtgctggaggagCCCTGTTTTACCCAGAGCCATGTTTACACTCTTCTCTCTCACTGTTGTCAGATGTGAAGCCTTCCAACATCCTGGTTAACTCTCGAGGAGAGATTAAGCTGTGTGATTTTGGGGTCAGTGGTCAGCTCATTGACTCCATGGCAAACTCTTTTGTGGGAACTCGGTCCTACATGTCTGTAAGTTCAACTTTTTAGTGGATTTTTACAATTTGGGTTCAGCTCGGATGCAGGTGGGGTTAACTACTCGTATAGAATCGGTGTCCTGTCCAAGCTGTTTACAGTTTTCCTCTGCATTCCTGCCCTCTCTGGGACTGTGGTCTCTCTGGACACTGTCTGATCACATGTGCTTATTGCTTTTCCATGCTGAAGGTTGGACTGGGGAGCACGTAGTGTTCCATGCAATAGGAACAAGTACAAGATGTGCAAAGGAAGATGTCCACATCCTATGGatgctttcattctgtttcaacTACTGTTTGTGGGTTCAAAAACTTCTTTCTGTATGCAAAGCTTGTCCAAGAAACTGTGGAGAGGGGACCCGTGCTGACACCCTCCCTCCTTCAACCATGCTTCTACCACATGCAGTTGTTGGCAGGGGTGTTAACCAGTCTAATGCAGGTGGGGTTGGTGGAGACTGATGGAAAACAGAGCcaaactggaggaaaactgcaaaaaaagagCAGATTATGCCTCAAAATGAAAGTCATAATCTGTGGGCCCTGGGCTGCAGATGTGCTGAACCACAGATTGTGACACGCTTTGGCTAATGATTTTTATCCAGCCTGGTGTAGTGGCAGTGACACAGTGCAGCAAGAGGCATCATGCAGATTCCTCTGCCCTGTGTCTTGATAACAGGCTGCTGTAACCGTGAAACTTCCTCCAGGCTGACTCTGGTCCTCTGTCTGGATAGCAAAGAAGATGCATGTCTGCTGTCCACACCATGTGGCTGCAGCTGTAAGCAGGCAGTAAGCAAAGCTGCTGGTGTTTCTGTACTTAGGTCTGAGCTCCTCTTGTATTTTGGGGATGGTTATTTAAGTAGAGTGACAGTAAGATGGTGTATTTAAGGGTGGTGTTCCTTCTGCACTCAGTTGGGTCTGCACAGCTCACACAAAGCTACCAGAATAGAAGGCTTGCAttggtttattattttttagccTTTTCATCACAGTAGGACTTTCTGCTCCTCAGATTGCTCTCAGATATTAATAAGAATAAACACAAGAATAAAAAACTTTGACAACAAAATTGAGATCTCAGCTCACTGAGAAATACTTTATACTCAAAGTCCAGAGTATACAGCTGAGCAGCCTTTGCAGTTGCTTATCTGTTGGTTAGATGTGTGCAAGTGCTTTGTATTTGCTGTGACTTGGGAGTTCCCCCACCCcccagaaatgctttttctgcagACATTAGTGCTTCTGGCAGGCATCAGGAGTGCTGGAGGACACCTGCTCATAGAGAGGATGCTTCAGGTTTCTTATCACTTTgttgtctgtgtttttttccttccagcctGAGCGGTTGCAGGGCACTCATTACTCAGTCCAGTCCGACATCTGGAGCATGGGTCTGTCACTGGTGGAGCTTTCTATTGGAAGGTATCCAATACCCCCACCAGACTCCAAGGAACTGGAAGCAATATTTGGCCGTCCTATGGTGGATGGGGCAGAGGGAGAATCTCACAGCGTCTCGCCGCGGGCCAGACCCCCAGGACGCCCCATCAGTGGTAGGGGCTGCCATGTTGCATGAGATGCAACACGCAGGCATGGGGGCAAGGGGATGGGTTCTGTCGGTGTGGCTGGCTCAGCCAAAGCTGTTGTGAATGAGGTTGTGGGGAGGGAGGGTTCTCATCTCACTCTTTCCTGCAGACAGAGCTATGTCTGAGCTGTAGGAGAATCCAGCTCTTTTGTGGAGGTTTCTAATCCTGAGAGCCTGTGGGGTTCTGGTCTTGTATGGGGAGCTTAGGAGGTGATTTgggggatttcttttttttaacaatggGTTAATTCCCAAGTTGGTGCTCTCTGCTTCTCCCAGCAAAAGTCCCAGTGTGGGTTTTCTGTGTGTGAAATGAAGCCCTTTGGTGTCTGAACAGCTTCTCACcagtatttctttcatcttAACCACGCAGGCCATGGAATGGACAACCGACCTGCAATGGCCATTTTTGAACTGCTGGACTATATAGTTAATGAGGTGAGTATTGCACTACTGTAGGCTCTGCTCCCCTGGGTTGATGTTGTGTCCACTCTGAAAGGTCAAAATAGGCTCAAAAACCTTTGCTTGACAGGGGCTTATCGATAGAGCCCCTCAAACTGCTCCAAAGTCCTCTTGGCCACTGATACAATGGGAAGGAAGCAA encodes the following:
- the MAP2K2 gene encoding dual specificity mitogen-activated protein kinase kinase 2 isoform X1, with the protein product MPAKRKPVLPALTITPSPVEGPGPGGSAEGQTFSGPSQTDAPIISCRANLVDLQKKLEELELDEQQKKRLEAFLTQKAKVGELKDDDFERISELGAGNGGVVTKVQHKPSGLIMARKLIHLEIKPAIRNQIIRELQVLHECNSPYIVGFYGAFYSDGEISICMEHMDGGSLDQVLKEAKRIPEEILGKVSIAVLRGLAYLREKHQIMHRDVKPSNILVNSRGEIKLCDFGVSGQLIDSMANSFVGTRSYMSPERLQGTHYSVQSDIWSMGLSLVELSIGRYPIPPPDSKELEAIFGRPMVDGAEGESHSVSPRARPPGRPISGHGMDNRPAMAIFELLDYIVNEPPPKLPNGVFTQDFQEFVNKCLIKNPAERADLKMLMNHTFIKRSEVEEVDFAGWLCKTLRLNQPSTPTRAAV
- the MAP2K2 gene encoding dual specificity mitogen-activated protein kinase kinase 2 isoform X2 — its product is MPAKRKPVLPALTITPSPVEGPGPGGSAEANLVDLQKKLEELELDEQQKKRLEAFLTQKAKVGELKDDDFERISELGAGNGGVVTKVQHKPSGLIMARKLIHLEIKPAIRNQIIRELQVLHECNSPYIVGFYGAFYSDGEISICMEHMDGGSLDQVLKEAKRIPEEILGKVSIAVLRGLAYLREKHQIMHRDVKPSNILVNSRGEIKLCDFGVSGQLIDSMANSFVGTRSYMSPERLQGTHYSVQSDIWSMGLSLVELSIGRYPIPPPDSKELEAIFGRPMVDGAEGESHSVSPRARPPGRPISGHGMDNRPAMAIFELLDYIVNEPPPKLPNGVFTQDFQEFVNKCLIKNPAERADLKMLMNHTFIKRSEVEEVDFAGWLCKTLRLNQPSTPTRAAV